The proteins below are encoded in one region of Streptomyces marianii:
- a CDS encoding DUF5926 family protein, whose translation MAKKRPQTKAAAKPQVTDGEIPVVGAREPCPCGSGRRYKACHGRAAAHAVTELVQRPFEGLPCEGDWVALRELVPAATVALTLKDGLPEDVPSLTLATVLPMAWPALRREDGSVMLALQNDTPSGDLSRDLADTLQRALTTKPGNAVPPRRAPGDGPRLQDLIDADAPFEPVVHSGFEFWIPESVETTSAEVTASLERANAAAIPTAKLSGVDAAYWCETPEKNHLRWVMPHSEERLLDALARLHAAGASTLGEGTRLVGSFRAHGLVVPVWDLPGGMGAEECEKPAAEFAERLAKALSTDSPLTGEERRARSGLTNRQVTLS comes from the coding sequence ATGGCCAAGAAGCGCCCCCAGACGAAGGCCGCCGCCAAGCCACAGGTCACCGACGGTGAGATCCCGGTGGTCGGCGCCCGCGAGCCCTGCCCCTGCGGTTCGGGCCGTCGCTACAAGGCCTGCCACGGGCGGGCCGCCGCACACGCCGTGACCGAGCTGGTCCAGCGCCCCTTCGAGGGGCTTCCCTGCGAGGGCGACTGGGTCGCCCTCCGCGAGCTGGTGCCCGCCGCGACCGTCGCCCTGACCCTCAAGGACGGGCTGCCCGAGGACGTCCCGTCGCTGACGCTCGCGACCGTCCTGCCCATGGCGTGGCCCGCGCTGCGCCGCGAGGACGGCTCCGTCATGCTCGCGCTGCAGAACGACACGCCCTCCGGCGACCTCAGCCGCGACCTCGCCGACACCCTGCAGCGCGCGCTGACCACGAAGCCCGGCAACGCGGTGCCCCCGCGCCGCGCCCCCGGCGACGGTCCGCGGCTGCAGGACCTGATCGACGCGGACGCCCCGTTCGAGCCGGTCGTCCACAGTGGTTTCGAGTTCTGGATCCCCGAGTCGGTGGAGACCACGAGCGCCGAGGTGACCGCTTCGCTGGAGCGCGCCAACGCGGCCGCGATCCCGACCGCGAAGCTGTCCGGCGTGGACGCCGCGTACTGGTGCGAGACCCCGGAGAAGAACCATCTGCGCTGGGTCATGCCGCACTCCGAGGAGCGCCTGCTGGACGCGCTCGCCCGACTGCACGCGGCCGGCGCGTCGACCCTGGGTGAAGGCACCCGCCTCGTCGGATCGTTCCGTGCGCACGGTCTGGTGGTCCCGGTCTGGGACCTGCCCGGCGGCATGGGCGCCGAGGAGTGCGAGAAGCCGGCGGCGGAGTTCGCCGAGCGGCTCGCCAAGGCACTCTCGACGGACTCCCCGCTCACGGGCGAGGAGCGCCGGGCCCGCAGCGGTCTCACGAACCGCCAGGTCACGCTCAGCTGA
- a CDS encoding ATP-binding protein: protein MRHQTLIGRFPVQAIGASTPWRGAKEVSGVALVVAQEVPTSSSMAVPHGPAGVGEARHRMREQLRRSAVPESVVDDAVLILSELLSNACRHGRPLGQHAEIGDGDIRAAWRLDPSGGLTIEVTDGGGPTRPVPSTPSVTAHGGRGLNIISALARDWGVRDSAAGEVTVWVLVTEGHRRDDFATRVTGPGFEFADAYEEMD from the coding sequence GTGCGTCACCAGACGCTGATTGGCCGGTTTCCGGTCCAGGCCATTGGGGCATCCACACCGTGGCGTGGGGCGAAGGAGGTCTCGGGGGTGGCGTTGGTGGTGGCACAGGAGGTGCCCACGTCGTCGAGCATGGCCGTACCCCATGGCCCTGCGGGCGTGGGTGAGGCGAGGCATCGGATGCGTGAGCAACTGCGGCGCAGCGCGGTGCCCGAATCGGTCGTCGACGATGCCGTTCTGATCCTTTCCGAACTGCTGAGCAATGCCTGCCGACACGGCAGACCGCTCGGGCAGCACGCGGAGATCGGCGACGGCGACATCCGCGCCGCTTGGCGTCTCGACCCGTCGGGCGGGCTGACCATCGAGGTCACGGACGGGGGCGGTCCCACCCGCCCGGTTCCGTCGACCCCCTCGGTCACGGCGCACGGCGGCCGCGGGCTCAACATCATCAGCGCGCTCGCCCGCGACTGGGGCGTACGGGACAGCGCGGCCGGCGAGGTCACCGTATGGGTCCTCGTCACCGAAGGGCATCGCCGCGACGATTTCGCTACGCGCGTCACCGGTCCCGGCTTCGAGTTCGCGGACGCCTACGAGGAAATGGACTGA
- a CDS encoding glycerophosphodiester phosphodiesterase, whose translation MTQHRIQVVAHRGASEDAPEHTLAAYVRAIEDGADALECDVRLTADGHLVCVHDRRVNRTSNGRGAVSALELADLAALDFGSWKDSEESPDWKDPGFTSVLTLERLLELVTDSGRRIELAIETKHPTRWAGQVEERLVRLLKRFGLDAPAAPDESPVRVMSFSARSLHRIADAAPGLPSVYLMQFLPLRAREARLPAGARIAGPGIRLVRNHPAYVDRLHAAGHQVHVWTVNEPADVELCAGLGVEAIITNRPKQVLSQLGRL comes from the coding sequence GTGACTCAACACCGGATCCAGGTCGTCGCCCACCGAGGCGCCTCGGAGGACGCCCCCGAACACACCCTGGCCGCCTATGTGAGAGCCATAGAGGACGGGGCCGACGCTCTCGAGTGCGATGTGCGCCTCACGGCGGACGGACATCTGGTCTGCGTCCACGACCGCCGGGTGAACCGCACCTCCAACGGCCGGGGCGCGGTCTCCGCGCTGGAACTCGCGGACCTCGCCGCGCTCGACTTCGGCTCCTGGAAGGACAGCGAGGAGAGCCCGGACTGGAAGGATCCCGGTTTCACCTCCGTGCTGACCCTGGAGCGACTGCTCGAACTGGTGACGGACTCCGGGCGGCGGATCGAGCTCGCCATCGAGACCAAGCACCCGACCCGCTGGGCCGGACAGGTGGAGGAGCGGCTGGTCCGCCTGCTGAAGCGCTTCGGTCTGGACGCCCCGGCGGCACCCGACGAGTCCCCCGTGCGCGTCATGAGCTTCTCGGCCCGCTCGCTGCACCGGATCGCGGACGCGGCGCCGGGCCTCCCGTCCGTGTACCTGATGCAGTTCCTCCCGCTGCGTGCGCGCGAGGCACGGCTGCCGGCCGGCGCCCGGATCGCGGGCCCGGGGATCCGGCTCGTGCGCAACCACCCCGCCTATGTCGACCGGCTGCATGCGGCCGGTCACCAGGTGCACGTCTGGACCGTGAACGAGCCGGCCGACGTCGAGCTCTGCGCCGGGCTCGGGGTCGAGGCGATCATCACCAACCGCCCGAAGCAGGTCCTCTCCCAGTTGGGCCGTCTCTGA
- a CDS encoding S1C family serine protease — protein sequence MSTENEGTPAHAGPSVPPVPAAAPESAAAHAPAGADAPTQPGRAVPPEPPVPPTAHGSAPGDHSPAATAPYPQGGWPPPPPPVSSWGEPAPGPHGPRRRSGGIIASVLVVALVAGGVGGGIGYWAAERNDSGVSTTVAAGEAPAGFKRDPGTVAAVASKALPSVVTIEAKSGSSEGEAGTGTGFVYDKEGHILTNNHVVASAADGGTLSATFSDGKKYDAEVVGRAQGYDVAVLKLRNAPAGLDPLPLGNSDQVAVGDSTIAIGAPFGLSNTVTTGIISAKNRPVASGDGSGGKNSYMSALQTDASINPGNSGGPLLDARGAVIGINSAIQSAGGGNGFGQQSQAGSIGLGFAIPVNQAKNVADQLIKTGKPVYPVIGATVNMTDRGGGATIAREGAGGTAAVTPNGPAAKAGLRPGDVITKFDGKPVDSGPTLISEIWTHKPGDQVRITYERDGREVTATVTLGQREGDG from the coding sequence GTGAGCACTGAGAACGAGGGCACCCCGGCACACGCGGGCCCGTCCGTACCTCCTGTGCCGGCGGCTGCTCCCGAAAGCGCTGCCGCGCACGCGCCCGCCGGTGCGGACGCCCCGACGCAGCCCGGCCGGGCGGTGCCCCCCGAGCCCCCGGTCCCGCCCACCGCCCATGGATCCGCACCCGGCGACCACTCCCCCGCCGCCACGGCCCCGTACCCGCAGGGTGGCTGGCCGCCGCCCCCGCCGCCCGTCTCGTCATGGGGCGAGCCCGCGCCCGGTCCGCACGGGCCGCGCAGGCGGTCCGGCGGGATCATCGCGTCCGTCCTCGTCGTCGCGCTCGTCGCCGGTGGTGTGGGGGGCGGGATCGGCTACTGGGCCGCCGAGCGCAACGACAGCGGGGTCTCGACGACCGTGGCCGCCGGCGAGGCCCCGGCGGGGTTCAAGCGCGACCCGGGCACGGTCGCCGCCGTGGCGAGCAAGGCGCTGCCCAGTGTCGTCACGATCGAGGCGAAGTCCGGTAGCAGCGAGGGCGAGGCCGGCACGGGCACGGGCTTCGTGTACGACAAGGAAGGCCACATCCTCACGAACAACCACGTGGTGGCCTCCGCCGCCGACGGCGGCACGCTCTCCGCGACCTTCTCCGACGGCAAGAAGTACGACGCCGAGGTCGTCGGCCGGGCCCAGGGCTACGACGTGGCCGTGCTGAAGCTGCGGAACGCGCCCGCCGGGCTCGACCCGCTGCCGCTGGGCAACTCCGACCAGGTCGCGGTCGGCGACTCGACCATCGCGATCGGCGCGCCCTTCGGCCTCTCCAACACGGTCACGACGGGCATTATCAGTGCCAAGAACCGGCCGGTGGCCTCGGGTGACGGTTCCGGCGGCAAGAACTCGTACATGAGCGCGCTGCAGACCGACGCCTCGATCAACCCCGGGAACTCCGGCGGTCCGCTCCTCGACGCGCGCGGCGCGGTGATCGGCATCAACTCGGCGATCCAGTCCGCGGGCGGCGGCAACGGCTTCGGCCAGCAGTCCCAGGCCGGCTCCATCGGCCTCGGTTTCGCCATCCCCGTCAACCAGGCGAAGAACGTTGCCGACCAGCTCATCAAGACGGGAAAGCCCGTCTACCCCGTCATCGGGGCGACGGTGAACATGACGGACAGGGGCGGCGGCGCGACGATCGCCCGGGAAGGCGCGGGCGGCACGGCGGCCGTCACCCCGAACGGCCCGGCGGCCAAGGCGGGGCTCAGGCCCGGCGACGTCATCACCAAGTTCGACGGCAAGCCGGTGGACAGCGGTCCGACGCTCATCAGCGAGATCTGGACCCACAAGCCCGGAGACCAGGTCCGGATCACCTACGAGCGGGACGGACGGGAGGTCACGGCCACGGTCACGCTGGGCCAGCGCGAGGGTGACGGCTGA
- a CDS encoding glutathione-independent formaldehyde dehydrogenase: MKAVVYKEPFEVAVEDVEMPRIHHPNDVIVRVTSTAICGSDLHMYEGRTAAEPGIVFGHENMGIIEETGDGVTSLKQGDRVVMPFNVACGFCMNCVEGYTGFCLTVNPGFAGGAYGYVAMGPWPGGQAEYLRVPYADFNCLKLPAGNEHETDFILLADIFPTGYHGCELAQVRPGESVAVYGGGPVGLMAAYSALLRGAKKVFVVDRVPERLEKAREIGATPINFAEGDPVEQIKEQTEGIGTDKGVDAVGYQATVRDTGREEPATVLNSLIGTVRATGMLGVPGLYVPSDPGGPDEQSKHGMLSVAIGRLFEKGLKMGTGQCNVKRYNRYLRDMIIEGRATPSFVVSHELPLDQAPSAYEKFDKRVEGYTKVVLHP; this comes from the coding sequence ATGAAAGCCGTTGTGTACAAGGAACCGTTCGAGGTGGCCGTCGAGGACGTCGAGATGCCGCGGATCCACCACCCGAACGACGTGATCGTACGGGTCACCTCCACCGCGATATGCGGCTCCGACCTGCACATGTACGAGGGCCGTACCGCGGCGGAGCCGGGCATCGTCTTCGGCCACGAGAACATGGGGATCATCGAGGAGACAGGTGACGGCGTCACCTCGCTGAAGCAGGGCGACCGGGTGGTCATGCCCTTCAACGTCGCATGCGGGTTCTGCATGAACTGCGTGGAGGGGTACACCGGGTTCTGTCTGACCGTCAATCCCGGGTTCGCCGGCGGCGCTTACGGCTACGTCGCCATGGGCCCCTGGCCCGGCGGCCAGGCCGAGTACCTGCGTGTCCCCTACGCGGACTTCAACTGCCTGAAGCTGCCCGCGGGGAACGAGCACGAGACCGACTTCATCCTGCTCGCGGACATCTTCCCCACCGGGTACCACGGCTGCGAACTCGCCCAGGTGCGCCCCGGCGAGAGCGTCGCCGTGTACGGCGGCGGACCGGTCGGCCTCATGGCCGCGTACTCGGCCCTGCTGCGGGGAGCCAAGAAGGTCTTCGTCGTGGACCGTGTCCCCGAACGCCTCGAGAAGGCACGGGAGATCGGCGCGACGCCGATCAACTTCGCCGAGGGCGACCCGGTGGAGCAGATCAAGGAGCAGACCGAGGGCATCGGCACCGACAAGGGCGTGGACGCGGTCGGCTACCAGGCGACGGTGCGCGACACGGGACGCGAGGAGCCCGCGACCGTGCTGAACTCGCTCATCGGCACCGTCAGGGCCACCGGAATGCTCGGCGTACCCGGGCTGTACGTACCCTCCGACCCCGGCGGTCCGGACGAGCAGTCCAAGCACGGCATGCTCAGCGTCGCGATCGGCAGGCTCTTCGAGAAGGGCCTGAAGATGGGCACCGGACAGTGCAACGTGAAGCGCTACAACCGGTACCTGCGCGACATGATCATCGAGGGCAGGGCGACGCCGAGCTTCGTCGTCTCCCACGAGCTGCCGTTGGACCAGGCCCCGTCGGCGTACGAGAAGTTCGACAAGAGGGTCGAGGGCTACACCAAGGTGGTGCTGCACCCGTAG
- a CDS encoding serine hydrolase domain-containing protein → MTAAIHGDERLAARLGELLGPRHPVAAAAVVSPRGMAVVGRGTDLNADFEIGSISKGVTGLLYADALTRGEIDPDATLGELLPLGDVPAARVTLRSLSTHRSGLPQLPKSAQPWRRTIALWRRGTNPYGEDLEQLLDQARDVPPGKPRPRYSNFGFELLGHALAHAAATTYPQLVHRRVATPLKLDCFYAPGTVDQLRLGALNGRSRRGRPRQPWTGEGLGPAGGIRASITSMARMTAAMLDGSAPGITALDPIAPFGTDAYIGAAWITVQVKGQPITWHNGGTGGFRSWLGLDRSTGTGVVILSATAAPVDRHGFALLAEHSRDNG, encoded by the coding sequence ATGACCGCCGCGATCCATGGCGACGAGAGGCTCGCTGCCAGGCTCGGCGAACTATTAGGCCCACGCCACCCCGTCGCCGCGGCGGCCGTGGTCTCTCCTCGTGGCATGGCAGTGGTCGGCCGCGGCACCGACCTCAACGCCGACTTCGAGATCGGCTCGATCTCGAAGGGCGTCACCGGGCTGCTGTACGCCGACGCGCTCACCCGAGGCGAGATCGACCCTGATGCGACCCTTGGCGAGCTGCTGCCGCTGGGCGACGTCCCCGCCGCGCGAGTGACACTGCGGTCGCTGAGCACGCACCGGTCCGGCCTGCCCCAGCTGCCCAAGTCCGCGCAACCATGGCGGCGCACCATCGCCCTGTGGCGACGCGGAACCAATCCTTACGGCGAGGATCTCGAACAGCTGCTCGACCAGGCCCGGGACGTTCCGCCGGGCAAGCCGCGGCCCCGCTACTCCAACTTCGGGTTCGAGCTACTCGGCCACGCCCTCGCCCATGCCGCCGCGACGACCTACCCCCAGCTCGTCCACCGGCGCGTCGCCACCCCGCTGAAACTCGACTGCTTCTATGCCCCGGGCACGGTCGACCAACTTCGCCTCGGCGCGCTCAACGGCAGAAGCCGCCGGGGGCGACCGCGGCAACCCTGGACCGGCGAGGGACTCGGACCGGCAGGCGGCATCCGGGCCTCCATCACCAGCATGGCCCGCATGACAGCAGCGATGCTCGACGGCAGCGCCCCGGGCATCACCGCACTCGATCCGATCGCCCCGTTCGGCACGGACGCCTACATCGGCGCCGCATGGATCACGGTCCAGGTGAAAGGCCAACCGATCACCTGGCACAACGGCGGAACCGGCGGCTTCCGGTCCTGGCTCGGACTCGACCGCAGCACCGGCACTGGCGTCGTCATCCTCTCGGCCACCGCCGCACCAGTCGACCGTCACGGGTTCGCACTTCTGGCTGAGCACAGCCGCGACAACGGCTGA
- a CDS encoding site-specific integrase: protein MANLREEDFTLSEEGWGEVLLSTSTPRVGSGWTDTGESFDTRGLKKRARKATRPVPIPPVLVRLVREHIKEFGTAEDSRLYPAAQGGGLLSKEYGEVWKAARLAVLTESEAASPLADVPYSLRHLGVSLWLESGVSPAEVARRAGHSIAVLFRFYAKAIHRNQQRANEQIERALEADDGE, encoded by the coding sequence GTGGCCAATCTCCGGGAAGAAGACTTCACCTTGTCCGAAGAGGGCTGGGGAGAAGTGCTGCTGTCCACGAGCACACCCCGCGTCGGCTCCGGGTGGACCGACACAGGCGAGTCGTTCGATACGCGCGGCCTGAAGAAGCGGGCCCGCAAGGCAACCCGGCCTGTGCCGATTCCCCCCGTGCTCGTGCGCCTGGTCCGCGAGCACATCAAGGAGTTCGGCACCGCTGAAGACAGCCGGCTGTACCCTGCGGCCCAGGGTGGCGGCCTGCTGTCCAAGGAGTACGGGGAGGTTTGGAAAGCGGCTCGACTCGCGGTGCTGACCGAATCCGAAGCGGCTTCCCCCCTGGCTGACGTGCCGTACTCCCTGCGTCATCTGGGCGTCTCGCTCTGGCTTGAGTCCGGCGTCTCCCCAGCAGAAGTCGCACGCCGGGCAGGCCACAGCATCGCAGTCTTGTTCCGCTTCTACGCCAAGGCCATCCACCGCAATCAGCAGCGCGCGAACGAACAGATCGAGAGGGCCTTGGAGGCTGACGACGGCGAATAG
- a CDS encoding IS1380 family transposase, giving the protein MQATEWDHRLAVRADGKNLTGHAGVVLLRKVADRVGLATVLSAALPKGTGPGWRDRGMALVQLACAIVLGATNILEAEQLQHHWKSLFPRPVSDSTLRRTLEAIDGPVAARIERVRAVVRRMVWTLLALRPGGFPWIAVCGRELTGWYVLDLDATIVTCSSKKEGAAGTFKGSFGRMPLGAWVANTRECVAMLLRPGNAPPNDVDDHKSVLASAFRQLPLPLWSKLLIRIDGAAFSHDVLGHLQSLTTSRRRVRWVTGWAINDADEKAIARLPEKVWTAALRQDGQLHEIKGPDGEWLSYQVAELTGVRDLTGWPQGMRLIVRRVKPSRRDAKKLTAFEKRTGWRYQIVATNIPSHQGLSGVPGSGQVWFVDALYRDHAEVEDRVKAIKRVGLGLLPSKSWQFNAAWVLAATLAADLDAWTRLLLLHDEPELAAAEPETIRRKLYHLPARLTSHARRRTLHLDRTWPWAAAFTAAWKRATELPART; this is encoded by the coding sequence GTGCAGGCTACCGAATGGGATCACCGGCTTGCCGTGCGGGCCGATGGCAAGAACCTGACCGGCCACGCGGGCGTGGTGCTGCTGCGGAAGGTCGCCGACCGCGTCGGCCTGGCCACCGTGCTCAGCGCGGCGCTGCCGAAGGGCACTGGGCCTGGCTGGCGTGACCGGGGCATGGCGCTGGTCCAGCTGGCCTGTGCGATCGTGCTCGGCGCGACGAACATCCTGGAAGCCGAGCAACTACAGCACCACTGGAAGAGCCTGTTCCCGCGGCCGGTCTCGGACAGCACCCTGCGCCGCACTCTGGAGGCGATCGACGGTCCGGTGGCGGCGCGGATCGAGCGCGTGCGCGCCGTGGTCCGGCGCATGGTGTGGACCCTGCTCGCCCTGCGCCCCGGCGGCTTCCCTTGGATCGCGGTGTGCGGCAGAGAACTCACCGGCTGGTACGTCCTCGACCTCGACGCCACCATCGTGACCTGTAGCAGCAAGAAGGAGGGTGCGGCCGGCACCTTCAAGGGCAGCTTCGGCCGCATGCCGCTGGGAGCGTGGGTGGCCAACACCCGCGAGTGTGTCGCCATGCTGCTGCGACCCGGCAACGCGCCGCCGAACGATGTCGACGACCACAAGAGTGTCCTGGCCTCGGCGTTTCGGCAGCTCCCGCTGCCGCTGTGGTCGAAGCTGCTGATACGGATCGACGGCGCGGCCTTCAGCCACGACGTCCTCGGCCACCTCCAGAGCCTGACCACCAGCCGGCGCCGGGTGCGCTGGGTGACCGGCTGGGCCATCAACGACGCCGACGAGAAGGCCATCGCCCGGCTGCCGGAGAAGGTGTGGACGGCGGCGCTGCGGCAAGACGGCCAACTGCACGAGATCAAGGGCCCCGACGGCGAATGGCTGTCCTACCAGGTCGCTGAGCTGACCGGGGTCCGTGACCTGACCGGCTGGCCCCAGGGGATGCGGTTGATCGTGCGCCGGGTCAAGCCCTCGCGCCGGGATGCGAAGAAGCTGACCGCCTTCGAGAAACGCACCGGCTGGCGCTACCAGATCGTCGCCACGAACATCCCCTCCCACCAGGGACTTTCAGGGGTACCCGGCTCCGGCCAGGTCTGGTTCGTCGACGCCCTGTACCGCGATCACGCCGAGGTCGAGGACCGCGTCAAAGCGATCAAGCGGGTCGGCCTCGGGCTGCTGCCCTCGAAATCCTGGCAGTTCAACGCCGCCTGGGTGCTGGCCGCCACGCTCGCCGCCGACCTCGACGCCTGGACCCGGCTCCTCCTCCTGCACGACGAGCCCGAACTCGCCGCCGCCGAACCGGAGACGATCCGCAGGAAGCTCTACCACCTGCCCGCCCGCCTCACCTCCCACGCCCGCCGCCGCACCCTCCACCTTGACCGCACCTGGCCCTGGGCGGCAGCGTTCACCGCCGCCTGGAAGCGAGCCACCGAACTCCCGGCCCGTACCTGA
- a CDS encoding aldo/keto reductase — protein MTASLGLGTYRVRAVEQAARTACADGLVWIDTAPNYGSAHQSLGSVIADHPRAMVATKTGFFTPDEGAAALRAGVLTAAQVRAGHSLDPGFVRWQTERSLVALGRIDLVFVHNPEHAGLRPSELHSALREVFAVLEEFAAAGRIGGYGVATWSGFQHDAFSVSELLGLAMEAAGLGEHHLRAVQQPVSLVVARPIALALDGRGPLVLARAAGLITFGSSPLHGGELPGLVTPELSEFIRPGASPGTACLLAAASCPSLDVVLLSAGTAPHWAAAKATVAAPLDPGHLRKVTDVLAQG, from the coding sequence TTGACCGCTTCCCTGGGGCTGGGAACGTACCGGGTGCGCGCTGTCGAACAGGCGGCTCGCACTGCGTGCGCCGACGGGCTCGTGTGGATCGACACCGCCCCCAACTACGGCAGTGCCCACCAGTCGCTCGGCTCCGTCATCGCCGACCATCCGCGCGCCATGGTGGCGACGAAGACGGGCTTCTTCACCCCGGATGAGGGCGCGGCTGCTCTTCGGGCCGGGGTCCTCACCGCCGCCCAGGTCCGGGCAGGACACAGCCTCGACCCCGGCTTCGTCCGCTGGCAGACGGAACGGTCCCTGGTCGCTCTCGGCCGGATCGACCTCGTGTTCGTCCACAACCCGGAGCACGCCGGCCTTCGACCCTCGGAGCTGCATTCGGCGCTTCGTGAAGTGTTCGCGGTGTTGGAGGAGTTCGCTGCTGCGGGCCGGATCGGCGGGTACGGCGTGGCCACCTGGTCGGGGTTCCAGCATGACGCCTTCTCCGTGTCCGAACTCCTGGGGCTGGCCATGGAGGCCGCTGGTTTGGGTGAACATCACCTCCGGGCCGTCCAACAGCCGGTCAGCCTCGTCGTGGCAAGGCCGATCGCCCTCGCCCTCGACGGCAGGGGCCCGCTCGTCCTGGCTCGTGCGGCGGGCCTGATCACCTTCGGCTCCTCGCCTCTGCACGGCGGCGAACTGCCCGGCCTCGTCACACCAGAACTCTCCGAGTTCATCCGCCCGGGGGCCTCTCCGGGCACCGCTTGTCTCCTCGCTGCGGCCTCCTGCCCGAGCCTGGACGTGGTACTGCTGTCTGCTGGCACCGCTCCCCACTGGGCCGCCGCAAAGGCAACCGTTGCCGCCCCGCTCGATCCGGGCCACCTCAGGAAGGTCACCGATGTACTCGCCCAAGGATGA
- a CDS encoding cupin domain-containing protein: MIDSASWAERLGGDTFLAQTCFRVHKVIRSNGTTFPSPLTWDDLNEIVAAHRLEPPRMRLSRAGQAVPATAYSILRTNRRGVSWYQPQPAEFHARLAEGASLVIDAIDQIHPPVREAAAGLERFFRTPVQVNAYASWTAEEGFGTHWDDHDVVVLQLEGSKRWKIYGPTRQSPAWRDMEAPEAPTGEPIADIVMTPGDLLYLPRGWWHAVSADQGTASLHLTFGLATQTGAEFLGWLCDDLRASVTVRADVPRFGTPEERADYLAAVRRDVLAALDDPAVLARWETSLDATHPGRPRLSLPHLTAVPAEPGITVQATVPRARIEDDQAVTFAGAGNEWTFALSVAPVLRLLAGGPPATLADLAAESGLTLVQVAEVVSALVAGQAVAVVGGSS, translated from the coding sequence GTGATTGATTCGGCATCGTGGGCCGAGCGTCTGGGCGGGGACACGTTCCTCGCCCAGACGTGCTTCCGGGTCCACAAAGTGATCCGCTCCAACGGCACCACCTTCCCCTCGCCGCTGACCTGGGACGACCTCAACGAGATCGTGGCCGCTCACCGGCTCGAACCGCCTCGGATGCGGCTCTCGCGTGCTGGGCAGGCTGTCCCGGCCACGGCATACTCGATCCTCCGCACGAACCGTCGCGGGGTGTCCTGGTACCAGCCCCAGCCTGCCGAGTTCCATGCCCGGCTCGCCGAGGGCGCGTCCCTGGTCATCGACGCGATCGACCAGATCCACCCGCCCGTCCGGGAAGCCGCCGCCGGCCTCGAACGGTTCTTCCGCACCCCCGTGCAGGTCAACGCGTACGCCTCGTGGACCGCCGAGGAAGGCTTTGGCACCCACTGGGACGACCACGACGTGGTGGTGCTCCAGCTCGAAGGCTCCAAGCGGTGGAAGATCTACGGCCCCACCCGGCAGTCCCCCGCCTGGCGCGACATGGAAGCACCCGAGGCCCCGACCGGCGAGCCGATCGCGGACATCGTCATGACGCCCGGCGACCTGCTCTATCTCCCGCGCGGCTGGTGGCACGCCGTGAGCGCCGACCAGGGCACCGCTTCCCTCCACCTCACCTTCGGACTCGCCACGCAGACCGGAGCCGAGTTCCTGGGCTGGCTGTGCGACGACCTGCGGGCGAGCGTGACCGTCCGGGCGGACGTACCGCGTTTCGGCACCCCGGAGGAGCGTGCGGACTACCTGGCTGCCGTACGGAGGGACGTACTGGCCGCCCTGGACGACCCTGCGGTTCTGGCCCGCTGGGAAACGTCCCTGGACGCGACGCACCCCGGGCGCCCGCGCCTGTCGCTGCCACACCTCACCGCCGTTCCTGCCGAACCGGGCATCACCGTGCAGGCCACGGTGCCCCGTGCCCGGATCGAGGACGACCAGGCCGTGACCTTCGCCGGGGCAGGGAACGAGTGGACCTTCGCCCTCTCCGTCGCCCCGGTCCTCCGCCTGCTCGCTGGTGGCCCGCCGGCCACCCTCGCGGACCTGGCCGCCGAGTCCGGCCTCACCCTCGTCCAGGTGGCGGAGGTCGTCTCCGCGCTGGTTGCCGGTCAAGCCGTCGCCGTGGTCGGGGGCTCCTCTTGA